The following proteins are encoded in a genomic region of Pyricularia oryzae 70-15 chromosome 6, whole genome shotgun sequence:
- a CDS encoding dihydroxy-acid dehydratase: MADENSHDPEPPPGAVAHPSNPALQADYDLSRPLAAGPSAHGLRRGLPGYGDPHFALFLRKVFIKALGYSDDALSRPIVGIIDTRSGFNPCHANVPQLIEAAKRGVHLAGGLAVEFPTISVHESFASPTSMFLRNLMSIDTEEMIRAQPLDACVAVGGCDKTVPAQLMGGISADRPVLPLVTGPMMPGSHRGVRVGACTDCRSSWAAFRAGTMDIEEIAAINEELAPTGGTCGVMGTASTMACVTAALGLMPLRGASAPAVSSSRIRIAEETGRNAVAAAAANRTPQGLLTVDSFHNAITVLQAIGGSTNAVVHLLAIANRHPQIQGLITLQTFDDIGRETPLLVDLKPSGDNYLTDFHNAGGMLALLHTLRPLLRLGAATIEGRTLGEVLDAEPMTREFPFMRQIIRPLSDPLYPASSLAVLRGNIAPGGAVIKASASKDRKLLRHRGPAVVFANSADMAARIDDPELDATADSVLVLQGIGPVGNPGMPEAGLIPIPRKLAAQGVSDMLRLSDGRMSGTAGGSVVLHISPESALPDSVFGIVQNGDMILCDVENRLLQLDVSDEEIKGRIRSRAETKTNLDQSQDKKVPVRGYRGLYLRSVNQAEFGVDFDFLTANGGLDVT; the protein is encoded by the coding sequence ATGGCAGACGAGAACTCCCACGACCCCGAACCCCCACCAGGGGCAGTTGCCCACCCCTCAAACCCAGCCCTGCAAGCCGACTACGACCTCTCCCGGCCCCTCGCGGCAGGACCATCAGCGCACGGCCTCCGGCGCGGGCTCCCGGGCTACGGCGACCCGCACTTTGCCCTGTTCCTGCGCAAGGTGTTTATCAAAGCGCTCGGGTACAGCGACGACGCGCTGTCCCGCCCCATCGTGGGCATCATCGACACGCGCTCGGGCTTCAACCCGTGCCACGCCAACGTGCCGCAGCTGATCGAGGCCGCCAAGAGGGGCGTGCACCTGGCCGGCGGGCTGGCGGTCGAGTTCCCGACCATCAGCGTCCACGAGAGCTTCGCCAGCCCGACGAGCATGTTCCTCCGGAACCTGATGAGCATCGACACCGAGGAGATGATCCGCGCCCAGCCGCTCGACGCCTGCGTCGCCGTCGGGGGCTGCGACAAGACCGTCCCGGCGCAGCTCATGGGCGGCATATCGGCCGACAGGCCCGTGCTGCCGCTTGTCACGGGGCCCATGATGCCGGGGAGCCACAGGGGGGTGCGCGTCGGCGCGTGTACGGATTGTCGCAGCAGCTGGGCTGCTTTCAGGGCGGGGACGATGGATATCGAGGAGATCGCTGCGATCAACGAGGAGCTCGCCCCGACCGGAGGGACATGTGGCGTCATGGGAACCGCGAGCACCATGGCCTGTGTCACAGCCGCCCTGGGACTCATGCCCCTGAGGGGAGCTAGCGCCCCGGCAGTATCGTCATCCCGAATCCGCATCGCCGAGGAGACGGGCCGGAACGCAGTGGCCGCAGCCGCCGCAAACCGGACGCCGCAGGGGCTGCTGACAGTCGATTCATTCCACAACGCCATCACCGTCCTGCAAGCCATCGGCGGCTCCACCAACGCCGTCGTGCACCTTCTCGCCATTGCCAACCGCCACCCCCAGATCCAGGGGCTCATCACACTGCAGACGTTTGACGACATTGGCCGCGAGACGCCACTACTGGTCGACCTAAAGCCAAGCGGGGACAACTACCTGACCGATTTCCACAACGCCGGTGGGATGCTGGCCCTGCTCCATACGCTCCGGCCGCTGCTTCGACTCGGCGCTGCAACCATCGAAGGCCGCACCCTAGGTGAGGTTCTCGACGCCGAGCCCATGACCCGCGAGTTCCCGTTCATGAGACAAATCATCCGACCACTTTCAGACCCGTTGTATCCTGCGTCATCCCTAGCCGTCCTGCGAGGCAACATTGCGCCCGGAGGCGCCGTGATCAAGGCATCGGCCTCCAAAGACCGTAAGCTCCTTCGCCACCGCGGTCCTGCGGTCGTATTCGCCAACAGCGCCGACATGGCAGCCCGGATCGATGACCCAGAGCTTGATGCGACCGCAGACAGCGTCCTCGTGCTGCAGGGCATCGGTCCGGTTGGGAATCCAGGCATGCCAGAGGCCGGCCTGATCCCCATCCCACGGAAATTGGCTGCACAAGGCGTGTCAGACATGCTGCGGCTGAGCGATGGGCGGATGAGTGGGACTGCAGGAGGGAGCGTGGTGCTTCACATCTCGCCCGAGTCGGCACTGCCGGACAGTGTGTTTGGTATTGTGCAAAACGGCGATATGATTTTGTGCGACGTAGAAAACAGGCTACTGCAGCTCGACGTTAGTGACGAGGAGATAAAGGGAAGAATCCGCTCAAGGGCCGAAACAAAGACCAATCTGGATCAAtcacaagacaaaaaagtTCCGGTCCGAGGATATCGCGGTCTATACCTGCGCTCCGTCAACCAAGCGGAGTTCGGTGTAGACTTTGACTTTCTCACAGCCAATGGAGGGCTGGATGTGACGTAA
- a CDS encoding glucanase B, translated as MPASLEIQLQNQTSSSEVYAYITGLALQKNNARVLLKADGQDLYYPEEPRKILSPLTEDCAIPLGPPGNTVTVKIPQMAGGRIWFSREGKLTFLLNPPGPALVEPSVLNPSDPNRNVDFSFAEFTLNNDQLFANISYVDFVPRLPIALTLQDGNGVQHVSGMPSDGLEKVCEGLRAQKERDGKPWDKLIVSNKGRPLRALSPMHGNAVRANFSGYFEPLVEEAWKKYHCNSNCQMKINTQAAHGVLPGAIAESDELDVGGEKFKKPTTADILGCNSGPFTTGPSPKRNAIIPRLAAAFARAAVLDAEHHPSDPSTFYKRDPANHYARIVHEVNLDGKGYAFAYDDVQPDGGADQSGKVNAGSPSLFIVSVGGENAYAGDRLP; from the coding sequence ATGCCTGCATCACTAGAAATCCAGCTTCAGAACCAGACCTCCTCAAGCGAGGTTTACGCCTACATCACCGGGCTGGCATTACAAAAGAATAATGCCCGCGTTCTCCTCAAGGCCGACGGCCAAGATCTCTACTACCCAGAGGAGCCGCGCAAGATCCTCAGCCCGCTCACGGAggactgcgccattcccttGGGCCCGCCAGGGAACACGGTGACTGTCAAAATTCCCCAGATGGCCGGTGGCCGCATTTGGTTCAGCCGGGAGGGCAAGCTTACCTTCCTCTTAAACCCACCGGGGCCTGCTCTGGTCGAGCCATCggtcctcaaccccagcgacCCAAATCGGAACGTCGACTTTTCATTTGCCGAGTTCACCCTCAACAACGACCAGCTGTTTGCCAACATCAGCTACGTCGACTTTGTGCCCCGCCTACCCATCGCCCTCACCCTGCAGGACGGCAACGGCGTGCAACACGTGTCAGGGATGCCGAGCGACGGGCTCGAAAAGGTCTGCGAGGGCCTCCGCGCCCAAAAGGAAAGGGACGGGAAGCCGTGGGACAAGCTCATTGTGTCGAACAAGGGCCGGCCCCTGCGTGCTCTGAGCCCGATGCACGGAAACGCGGTGCGCGCAAATTTTAGCGGCTACTTTGAGCCGCTCGTGGAGGAAGCGTGGAAAAAGTACCACTGTAACAGCAACTGCCAGATGAAGATCAACACTCAGGCTGCGCACGGTGTTCTGCCGGGGGCGATCGCCGAGTCGGACGAGTTGGATGTTGGAGGTGAAAAGTTCAAGAAGCCCACGACGGCAGACATTCTAGGCTGCAACAGCGGGCCCTTTACGACGGGACCGTCGCCAAAGCGCAACGCCATCATTCCAAGGCTGGCTgctgcgtttgcgcgggcgGCGGTCCTGGACGCCGAGCACCACCCCTCTGACCCAAGCACTTTTTACAAGAGGGATCCGGCGAACCACTATGCACGTATTGTTCACGAGGTGAATTTGGATGGAAAGGGTTATGCTTTTGCCTATGATGATGTGCAGCCTGATGGAGGGGCAGATCAGTCGGGCAAGGTTAACGCAGGTTCTCCATCTTTGTTCATTGTGAGCGTAGGAGGCGAGAATGCATATGCTGGAGACAGGCTACCGTAG
- a CDS encoding nuclear distribution protein pac-1a, which produces MTSILTPRQAEELHKAIIAYLSANNLSSSATALRTELGLAEDVFDAATAKKYEGLIEKKWTSVVRLQKKIMDLESRNNALQSELDNATPLSLAKRNTDPTAWLPAPRPRYSLESHQNTINCIAFHPVYSSIASGSDDCTIKIWDWELGELERTIKSHTRPVLDVDFGGPRGGILLASCSSDLTIKLWDPSDDYKNIRTLPGHDHSVSAIRFMPSGASGAAMSGNLLVSASRDMTLKIWDVSTGFCLKTIRGHTAWIRDVYPSLDGRYLLSTGDDSTVRLWDLSVTNPENRLTMIGHDHYIECCALAPPSSYPFLSRLAGLKKPPAATSTAEFMASGSRDKTIKLWDARGTLLKTLIGHDNWVRALVFHPGGRYLLSVSDDKTLRCWDLEQDGKCVKTIGDVHERFVTCLRWAPGVVMDAPAEADGQSNGTPRKKTEAAPAVRIRCVIATGSVDMKLRIFAN; this is translated from the exons ATGACCTCGATTCTGACGCCGCGGCAGGCAGAAGAACT GCACAAGGCAATAATAGCATATCTTTCGGCAAACAACCTGTCGAGCTCGGCCACGGCTCTGAGAACAGAGCTCGGACTAGCTGAAGATGTCTTTGATGCCGCTACAGCAAAGAAATATGAGGGCTTGATCGAGAAGAAATGGACCAGCGTGGTCCGCCTGCAAAAAAAG ATAATGGATCTCGAATCGAGAAATAACGCCCTCCAGAGCGAGCTCGACAATGCGACCCCTCTATCTCTAGCCAAACGCAACACCGATCCTACCGCATGGCTACCCGCACCACGACCACGATACTCTCTCGAATCACACCAGAACACGATAAATTGTATCGCATTCCACCCAGTCTACTCGTCAATCGCCTCTGGCTCCGACGACTGCACAATAAAGATTTGGGACTGGGAATTGGGCGAGCTGGAGAGGACCATCAAGAGCCACACGAGGCCCGTTCTCGATGTTGACTTTGGCGGTCCCAGGGGAGGCATCTTGTTGGCGTCTTGCAGTTCGGATCTCACAATCAAGCTGTGGGACCCCTCAGACGATTACAAAAACATCCGCACACTTCCGGGTCACGACCATAGTGTCAGCGCGATCCGGTTCATGCCAAGTGGTGCTTCCGGAGCCGCCATGTCTGGCAACTTACTAGTCAGCGCAAGTCGCGACATGACGCTCAAAATTTGGGACGTCTCGACGGGCTTCTGCCTAAAGACGATCAGGGGACACACCGCCTGGATCCGTGATGTGTACCCCTCCCTCGATGGCCGTTATCTGCTCTCGACAGGAGACGACTCTACGGTCAGGTTATGGGATCTATCGGTTACCAACCCAGAAAACAGGCTGACTATGATTGGCCACGATCATTACATCGAGTGCTGCGCACTAGCACCTCCAAGCTCGTACCCGTTCCTCTCGCGACTCGCAGGCTTAAAGAAGCCACCGGCCGCCACGAGCACCGCCGAGTTCATGGCATCGGGATCACGAGACAAGACTATAAAACTCTGGGACGCGCGCGGGACCTTGCTCAAGACGCTGATTGGTCATGACAACTGGGTACGTGCACTCGTCTTCCACCCCGGCGGCCGTTACCTTCTGTCTGTATCAGACGATAAGACATTAAGGTGCTGGGATCTCGAGCAGGACGGCAAGTGCGTCAAGACCATCGGAGATGTCCATGAACGATTTGTAACCTGCTTGAGGTGGGCCCCGGGCGTGGTTATGGATGCACCTGCGGAAGCCGATGGACAGTCGAATGGAACACCGCGGAAAAAGACCGAAGCAGCCCCTGCCGTGCGTATTCGGTGTGTCATTGCGACGGGCAGTGTCGATATGAAGCTGCGCATATTTGCAAATTGA